Proteins co-encoded in one Paraburkholderia terrae genomic window:
- a CDS encoding DUF484 family protein, translating to MNEREVADYLLANPEFFAEHAELLASVRLANPHGKAAVSLQERQMDMLREKNKHLERRLAELLRYGHENDSIASKFGRWTTRVMAERDPGALPRTIAMGLRDVFDVPQAALRVWEVSEPYSQAEFTRHVGEEVRIFANSLATPYCGANTGFEAAQWLTPAVSAVAGDATASGDGVSVNGTESIALIALRDPEASNDAAAFGLLVMGSPDSRRFHDGMATDFLTQIGALASAALSRLLPR from the coding sequence ATGAACGAACGCGAAGTCGCCGACTACCTGCTAGCCAACCCCGAATTCTTCGCCGAGCACGCGGAACTGCTCGCCTCCGTGCGGCTCGCCAATCCGCACGGCAAGGCTGCCGTGTCGCTGCAGGAACGTCAGATGGACATGCTGCGCGAGAAGAACAAGCATCTCGAGCGGCGTCTCGCCGAACTGCTGCGCTACGGACACGAAAACGACAGCATCGCGTCGAAATTCGGTCGCTGGACGACGCGCGTGATGGCCGAACGCGATCCAGGCGCGCTGCCGCGCACGATCGCCATGGGCCTGCGCGACGTGTTCGACGTGCCGCAAGCGGCGCTGCGCGTGTGGGAAGTGTCCGAGCCGTACTCGCAGGCGGAATTCACGCGCCACGTCGGTGAGGAAGTGCGCATCTTCGCGAACAGCCTCGCCACGCCGTACTGCGGCGCGAATACGGGCTTCGAGGCGGCGCAGTGGCTGACGCCCGCCGTGTCGGCCGTGGCCGGCGACGCCACGGCCTCGGGCGACGGCGTGTCCGTGAACGGCACCGAATCGATCGCGCTGATCGCGCTGCGCGACCCGGAAGCGTCGAATGACGCCGCCGCGTTCGGGCTGCTGGTGATGGGCTCGCCCGATTCGCGCCGCTTTCACGACGGCATGGCCACTGATTTCCTCACGCAGATCGGCGCGCTCGCGAGCGCCGCGCTGAGCCGTTTGCTGCCGCGCTGA
- the dapF gene encoding diaminopimelate epimerase: MKLKFTKMHGAGNDFVVLDGYTQPLNLTEAQVRALANRHFGVGADQLLVVEKPTVEGVDFRYRIFNCDGGEVEHCGNGARCFVKFVRDTRLTDKQSVRVQVQKGVITLTMQANGEVVVDMGAPVFEPAQVPFDASGLDARREGNDTLYPLDVNGPTRWVSVVSMGNPHAVQIVDDVEAFPVLADGPVIENHPRFPQRVNAGFMQIVSRSEIKLRVYERGAGETLACGTGACAAVAAGIRRGLLDAPVKVHTHGGTLTITWDGEPASPLMMAGPAATVFEGEIELAD, from the coding sequence ATGAAACTGAAATTCACCAAGATGCACGGCGCGGGCAACGATTTCGTCGTGCTCGACGGCTACACGCAACCGCTCAACCTGACGGAAGCGCAGGTGCGCGCGCTCGCGAACCGGCATTTCGGCGTCGGCGCGGACCAGCTGCTGGTGGTCGAGAAGCCGACCGTCGAAGGCGTCGATTTCAGATACCGCATCTTCAATTGCGACGGCGGCGAGGTCGAGCACTGCGGCAACGGCGCGCGCTGCTTCGTCAAGTTCGTGCGCGACACGCGCCTCACCGACAAGCAAAGCGTGCGTGTACAGGTCCAGAAAGGCGTCATCACGCTGACCATGCAGGCGAACGGCGAAGTCGTCGTCGATATGGGCGCGCCCGTGTTCGAGCCGGCTCAGGTGCCATTCGACGCAAGCGGACTCGATGCGCGCCGCGAAGGCAACGACACGCTCTATCCGCTCGACGTCAACGGCCCGACGCGCTGGGTGTCGGTCGTATCGATGGGTAATCCGCACGCCGTGCAGATCGTGGACGACGTCGAGGCGTTCCCCGTGCTGGCCGACGGTCCCGTGATCGAAAACCATCCGCGCTTCCCGCAGCGGGTCAACGCGGGCTTCATGCAGATCGTCAGCCGCAGCGAGATCAAGCTGCGTGTCTACGAGCGCGGCGCGGGTGAAACGCTGGCATGCGGCACGGGCGCCTGCGCGGCCGTCGCGGCAGGCATCCGCCGCGGCTTGCTCGACGCGCCCGTCAAGGTCCACACGCACGGCGGCACCCTAACCATCACGTGGGACGGCGAGCCCGCGTCGCCGCTGATGATGGCAGGCCCAGCCGCCACCGTGTTCGAAGGCGAAATAGAGCTGGCCGACTGA
- a CDS encoding lipid A biosynthesis lauroyl acyltransferase, with amino-acid sequence MLSRLGVTLAIGLLKLFALLPYGFVARLGDGLGWLLYQIPSRRRRIVHINLKLCFPEWSDERREEVAQKHFRHAIRSYLERSVQWFGSAKKLEKLIQLDSEIDLTDPNLPPTLFLGFHFVGIEAGSIFLNYSLKRPCGSLYQPMSNPQLEAVAKAQRGRFDAEMASRADSARIVLRWLRDRKPVMLGADMDYGMRNSTFVPFFGVPTCTLTAVGRLAKVGRAQVVPFIGEVLPNYKGYRLRVFKPWDNYPTGDDDADARRMNEFLEEQIPRIPEQYYWVHKRFKTRPPGDPSFY; translated from the coding sequence ATGCTGAGCCGACTGGGCGTCACCCTCGCTATCGGCCTGCTCAAGCTGTTTGCTTTGCTGCCGTATGGCTTCGTCGCGCGTCTGGGCGACGGCCTCGGCTGGCTGCTCTATCAGATTCCGAGCCGCCGCCGCCGCATCGTCCACATCAACCTGAAGCTGTGCTTCCCCGAGTGGAGCGACGAGCGCCGCGAGGAAGTCGCGCAAAAGCACTTCCGGCACGCGATCCGCAGCTATCTCGAACGCAGCGTGCAGTGGTTCGGCTCGGCGAAAAAGCTTGAAAAACTGATCCAGCTGGACAGCGAAATCGACCTTACCGACCCGAATCTGCCGCCCACGCTGTTTCTGGGTTTCCACTTCGTCGGTATCGAGGCGGGTTCGATCTTCCTCAACTATTCGCTGAAGCGCCCGTGCGGCTCGCTGTATCAGCCGATGTCCAACCCGCAACTCGAAGCCGTGGCGAAAGCGCAGCGTGGCCGCTTCGATGCCGAAATGGCCAGCCGCGCCGACAGCGCACGCATCGTGCTGCGCTGGCTGCGCGATCGCAAGCCGGTGATGCTCGGCGCCGACATGGACTACGGCATGCGCAATTCGACCTTCGTGCCGTTCTTCGGCGTGCCGACCTGCACGCTGACGGCCGTAGGGCGCCTCGCGAAAGTCGGGCGCGCGCAGGTGGTGCCGTTCATCGGCGAAGTGCTGCCGAACTACAAGGGTTACCGGCTGAGGGTGTTCAAGCCGTGGGACAACTACCCCACGGGCGACGACGACGCCGACGCCCGCCGCATGAACGAGTTTCTCGAAGAGCAGATTCCGCGCATCCCCGAGCAGTATTACTGGGTCCACAAGCGCTTCAAGACGCGCCCGCCCGGCGATCCGAGTTTTTACTGA
- the metK gene encoding methionine adenosyltransferase, giving the protein MANDYLFTSESVSEGHPDKVADQISDAILDAILAQDKYSRVAAETLCNTGLVVLAGEITTTANVDYIQVARDTIKRIGYDNTDYGIDYRGCAVLVAYDKQSPDIAQGVDRAHDNNLDQGAGDQGLMFGYACDETPELMPLPIYLSHRLVERQANLRRDGRLPWLRPDAKSQVTVRYVDGKPHSIDTVVLSTQHAPEMELAQLREAVIEEIIKPTLPADLIKGDIKFLVNPTGRFVIGGPQGDCGLTGRKIIVDTYGGAAPHGGGAFSGKDPSKVDRSAAYAGRYVAKNIVAAGLASRALIQVSYAIGVAQPTSVMVNTFGTGRVSDATITRLVQEHFDLRPKGIVQMLDLLRPIYEKTAAYGHFGREEPEFSWEATDKALALAEAAGTEPVAALA; this is encoded by the coding sequence GTGGCTAACGACTACCTCTTCACTTCTGAATCCGTCTCCGAAGGCCATCCGGACAAGGTCGCCGACCAGATCTCGGACGCCATCCTCGACGCGATCCTCGCCCAGGACAAATACTCGCGCGTTGCCGCGGAAACGCTGTGCAACACGGGTCTCGTCGTGCTGGCGGGTGAAATCACCACGACGGCCAACGTCGATTACATCCAGGTCGCGCGCGATACGATCAAGCGCATCGGCTACGACAACACCGACTACGGCATCGACTACCGCGGCTGCGCAGTGCTCGTCGCGTACGACAAGCAATCGCCGGATATCGCGCAAGGCGTCGACCGTGCGCACGACAACAACCTCGACCAGGGCGCTGGCGACCAGGGCCTGATGTTCGGCTACGCATGTGACGAAACGCCCGAACTGATGCCGCTGCCGATCTACCTGTCGCACCGCCTCGTCGAGCGTCAGGCGAATCTGCGCCGCGACGGCCGTCTGCCCTGGCTGCGCCCGGACGCGAAGTCGCAGGTTACCGTCCGCTACGTCGACGGCAAACCGCATTCGATCGACACCGTGGTTCTGTCGACGCAGCACGCACCGGAAATGGAACTCGCGCAACTGCGCGAAGCCGTGATCGAAGAGATCATCAAGCCGACGCTGCCCGCTGATCTGATCAAGGGTGACATCAAGTTCCTCGTGAACCCGACCGGCCGGTTCGTGATCGGCGGCCCGCAGGGCGATTGCGGTCTGACGGGCCGCAAGATCATCGTCGATACGTACGGTGGCGCGGCTCCGCACGGCGGCGGCGCGTTCTCGGGCAAGGACCCGTCGAAGGTCGACCGCTCGGCTGCGTACGCTGGCCGCTATGTCGCGAAGAACATCGTCGCGGCGGGCCTCGCATCGCGCGCGCTGATCCAGGTGTCGTACGCAATCGGCGTGGCACAGCCCACTTCGGTGATGGTCAACACGTTCGGCACGGGCCGCGTGTCGGATGCGACGATCACGCGTCTGGTTCAGGAACACTTCGACCTGCGTCCGAAGGGCATCGTCCAGATGCTCGACCTGCTGCGCCCGATCTACGAAAAGACGGCAGCTTACGGCCACTTTGGCCGCGAAGAGCCGGAATTCTCGTGGGAAGCGACCGACAAGGCACTCGCGCTGGCAGAAGCCGCCGGCACGGAGCCGGTTGCCGCTCTTGCCTGA
- a CDS encoding phytanoyl-CoA dioxygenase family protein, protein MSVHSKKEQIQVLRDQGYVIVPGLITPERCAEMKQIARQQLQEAANPVEFEADLRYPGAPESKHAPGGHTVRRLLDAYARHPHFAAWATAPEIRGWMELYFGEEPRLSRAHHNCMMTKHPAYGSLTGWHRDVRYWSFERDDLVSVWLALGDETVDNGALWFVPGSHSAAFTSERFDDAKFFRSDLPENDALIQKAVSPALKAGDVVFFHCNTLHSAGKNLSDQVKFSLVFTYHGASNVPLPGTRSASKPEVAF, encoded by the coding sequence ATGTCAGTCCATTCGAAGAAAGAGCAGATCCAGGTGCTGCGGGATCAGGGTTATGTCATCGTCCCGGGTCTCATCACGCCCGAGCGCTGCGCTGAGATGAAACAGATCGCGCGCCAGCAGTTGCAGGAAGCCGCTAATCCCGTCGAATTCGAAGCGGACCTGCGCTATCCGGGCGCGCCGGAGTCGAAGCACGCGCCGGGCGGACATACGGTGCGGCGGCTGCTGGACGCGTACGCGCGTCATCCGCACTTTGCCGCCTGGGCGACGGCGCCTGAGATTCGCGGCTGGATGGAACTGTATTTCGGCGAAGAGCCGCGCCTGTCGCGCGCGCATCACAACTGCATGATGACCAAGCATCCCGCGTACGGCAGCCTGACGGGCTGGCATCGCGACGTGCGTTACTGGTCGTTCGAGCGGGACGATCTGGTGTCGGTGTGGCTCGCGCTCGGCGACGAAACCGTCGATAACGGCGCGCTCTGGTTCGTGCCCGGCTCGCACTCGGCGGCATTCACGTCGGAGCGTTTCGACGACGCGAAGTTTTTCCGCTCCGATCTTCCCGAGAACGACGCATTGATCCAGAAAGCGGTGTCGCCCGCATTGAAGGCGGGCGACGTCGTCTTCTTCCACTGCAACACGCTGCATTCGGCGGGCAAGAACCTGTCCGATCAGGTGAAGTTCTCGCTGGTCTTCACCTATCACGGCGCGAGCAACGTGCCGCTGCCGGGCACACGCTCCGCGTCCAAGCCCGAAGTGGCGTTCTGA
- a CDS encoding DUF3185 family protein, translated as MTKAISLALIVGGVVLLYFGGQSFHSFSNDVSRVFTGSPTNKTIFLIAGGIVATLAGLIGLASSKR; from the coding sequence ATGACCAAAGCGATCTCGCTCGCATTGATCGTCGGCGGCGTGGTGCTGCTGTACTTCGGCGGCCAGTCGTTTCATTCGTTCAGCAACGACGTGTCGCGCGTGTTCACCGGCTCACCGACCAACAAGACCATCTTCCTGATCGCAGGCGGCATCGTCGCGACGCTCGCCGGATTGATCGGGCTCGCGTCGTCGAAGCGCTAA
- the mgrA gene encoding L-glyceraldehyde 3-phosphate reductase translates to MAYEAASARYSDMQYRVSGKSGLKLPALSLGLWHNFGDTTPISTQRDILRTSFDLGITHFDLANNYGPPYGSAETNFGRIFKDDFKPYRDELLISSKAGWDMWPGPYGQGGGSRKYILASLDQSLQRMGLDYVDIFYSHRFDVDTPLEETAGALASAVQQGKALYIGISSYSAQKTREMAKLLAEYKVPLLIHQPAYNMLNRWIEEELLDALEETGSGAIAFTPLAQGVLTGKYLNGVPQDARVNKAGGGSLKQEHLSEQNIERVRKLNDIAQRRGQSLAQMALAWTLRDPRVTSALIGASKAEQVRENVAALKNLSFTAEELAEIDRYATEGSVNLWEKPSTDQHI, encoded by the coding sequence ATGGCTTACGAAGCAGCTTCAGCACGCTATTCGGACATGCAGTACCGCGTTAGCGGCAAGTCAGGTCTCAAACTGCCGGCGCTGTCGCTCGGCCTGTGGCACAACTTCGGCGACACCACGCCGATCTCGACGCAGCGTGACATCCTGCGCACGTCGTTCGATCTCGGCATTACGCACTTCGACCTCGCGAACAACTACGGGCCGCCGTACGGCAGCGCGGAAACCAACTTCGGCCGCATCTTCAAGGACGACTTCAAGCCGTATCGCGACGAACTGCTGATCTCGTCGAAGGCCGGCTGGGATATGTGGCCCGGCCCGTACGGCCAGGGTGGCGGCTCGCGCAAGTACATCCTCGCGAGCCTCGACCAGAGCCTGCAGCGCATGGGTCTCGACTACGTCGACATTTTCTATTCGCATCGCTTCGACGTCGACACGCCGCTCGAAGAAACGGCGGGCGCGCTCGCGAGCGCCGTTCAGCAGGGCAAGGCGTTGTACATCGGCATTTCGTCGTACTCCGCGCAGAAGACGCGCGAAATGGCGAAGCTGCTGGCCGAATACAAGGTGCCGTTGCTGATCCATCAGCCGGCGTACAACATGCTGAACCGCTGGATCGAAGAGGAACTGCTCGACGCGCTGGAAGAAACCGGCTCGGGCGCGATCGCGTTCACGCCGCTCGCGCAAGGCGTGCTGACGGGCAAGTACCTGAACGGCGTGCCGCAGGACGCGCGCGTCAACAAGGCGGGCGGCGGCTCATTGAAGCAGGAGCATCTGAGCGAGCAGAACATCGAGCGTGTGCGCAAGCTCAACGACATCGCGCAGCGTCGCGGTCAGAGCCTCGCGCAGATGGCGCTCGCATGGACGCTGCGCGATCCGCGCGTGACCTCGGCGCTGATCGGCGCGAGCAAGGCCGAGCAGGTTCGCGAGAATGTCGCGGCGCTGAAGAATCTGTCGTTCACGGCGGAAGAGCTTGCCGAGATTGACCGCTATGCGACGGAAGGTAGCGTGAACCTGTGGGAGAAGCCGTCGACGGATCAGCATATCTAA
- a CDS encoding MFS transporter, with protein MTASSDPSRPADSSSFASSYSASSTGAPYLERGTRAYWRASLALLFAGYATFSLLYCVQPLLPAFSASFDVSPAQSSLSLSLTTAALALAVFVAGFVSEGWSRHRLMTASLTASSLLTLAVAFTPQWHALLLLRTLEGLALGGVPAVAMAYLAEEVHPDGLGLAMGLYVGGTAIGGMAGRVITGVVADLFSWRAAIGTIGVLGILSMLAFRSLLPPSRHFVPRRGLGFSHHRSALVKHLGRPGLPLLFLMGFVLMGSFVTLYNYIGYRLLAPPFGLSQTAIGGIFVVYLTGVVASPWSGRMADTFGRGRVLIGSIVIMLCGLLLTVTQSLALIACGIACVTFGFFAGHAVASGWVGRIAKEAKGQAAALYLLAYYLGSSIVGSYGGRVWAAYAWTGVAALVGGLLVIGILASARLRARERVGMA; from the coding sequence GTGACCGCATCGTCGGACCCGAGTCGGCCCGCTGATTCATCGTCTTTCGCTTCATCCTATTCAGCTTCCTCCACCGGCGCGCCGTATCTCGAGCGCGGCACGCGCGCCTACTGGCGTGCGAGTCTCGCGCTGCTGTTTGCCGGCTACGCGACGTTCTCGCTGCTCTACTGCGTGCAGCCGCTGTTGCCCGCGTTCTCCGCTTCATTCGACGTCAGCCCCGCGCAGAGCAGTCTGTCGTTGTCGCTGACGACGGCGGCGCTCGCGCTCGCCGTTTTTGTTGCGGGCTTCGTGTCGGAAGGGTGGAGCCGCCATCGGTTGATGACGGCTTCGCTCACCGCTTCTTCGCTGCTGACGCTCGCGGTCGCGTTCACGCCGCAATGGCACGCGCTGTTGTTGCTGCGTACGCTCGAAGGGCTGGCGCTCGGCGGCGTGCCCGCCGTCGCGATGGCCTATCTCGCGGAGGAAGTGCATCCCGACGGCCTCGGCCTCGCGATGGGCCTGTACGTGGGCGGCACGGCTATCGGCGGAATGGCGGGGCGTGTGATCACGGGCGTCGTCGCGGATCTGTTCTCGTGGCGCGCGGCGATCGGCACGATCGGCGTGCTCGGCATTCTGTCGATGCTCGCGTTCCGCTCGCTGCTGCCGCCTTCGCGCCATTTCGTCCCGCGCCGCGGACTTGGCTTTTCGCATCACCGCTCGGCGCTCGTGAAGCATCTCGGACGGCCCGGTCTGCCGCTGCTGTTTCTGATGGGCTTCGTGCTGATGGGTAGTTTCGTCACGCTCTACAACTACATCGGCTACCGCTTGCTCGCGCCGCCGTTCGGGCTGAGTCAGACGGCTATCGGCGGGATCTTCGTCGTGTATCTGACGGGCGTGGTCGCGTCGCCGTGGTCGGGTCGCATGGCCGATACGTTCGGGCGCGGGCGCGTGCTGATCGGCAGCATCGTCATCATGCTGTGCGGTTTGCTGTTAACCGTCACGCAGTCGCTTGCGTTGATCGCGTGCGGGATCGCTTGTGTGACCTTTGGCTTCTTCGCCGGACACGCGGTCGCAAGCGGCTGGGTCGGGCGGATCGCGAAGGAAGCGAAAGGCCAGGCGGCCGCGCTGTATCTGCTCGCGTACTACCTCGGATCGAGCATCGTCGGCTCGTATGGCGGGCGCGTGTGGGCGGCTTATGCGTGGACGGGGGTGGCTGCGCTCGTCGGCGGATTGCTGGTGATTGGCATACTGGCGTCGGCGCGGCTGCGGGCTCGCGAGCGCGTCGGCATGGCGTAG
- a CDS encoding efflux transporter outer membrane subunit translates to MRLRSVAFALMSASLLAACTVGPDYKRPAATTAATYKELEGTGWKTAEPADARIRSAWWEVYNDPALNALEQQVASANQNVQAAQARFRAARAQVEQFRSQFFPVVTANGGYSRARSSENVKFKSTAGKTLDDWIVGADATWEPDLWGRVSRSVEGARANAQASAADAQSALLSMQAELATDYFELRGIDREKQLLDDTIAAYKEAVELTQNRYKGGIATDADVAQAQTQLRTTQAQAIDLGVQRAQLEHAIAILIGQTPSTFSLPVAPLVAVPAVAPVGVPSTLLERRPDIAAAERQMVDLNAQIGVATAAYFPNLILSVTGGLEATNFSDWLLAPARFWSLGPTLAGTLLDFGGRAAKKAEAQANYDEGIAQYRQTVLTAFGQVEDNIAALRVLEQEAQAQDDAVSAAQRSLAIVSNRYKNGAITYLDVVVAQTTALTNERQAVSIARRRMAASVALIKALGGGWDVTSLPTDEQLTHPDAVDQPASAPGATRG, encoded by the coding sequence ATGCGTCTTCGTTCGGTGGCTTTCGCGCTGATGAGCGCGAGTCTCCTTGCCGCGTGTACGGTCGGCCCCGACTACAAGCGGCCCGCTGCAACGACGGCCGCCACCTACAAGGAACTCGAAGGCACAGGCTGGAAAACGGCCGAGCCCGCCGACGCGCGTATCCGCAGCGCCTGGTGGGAGGTCTACAACGACCCTGCGCTGAACGCACTCGAACAACAGGTCGCCAGCGCGAACCAGAACGTGCAGGCTGCGCAGGCGCGTTTTCGCGCAGCGCGCGCGCAGGTCGAGCAGTTCCGCTCGCAGTTCTTCCCCGTCGTCACCGCGAACGGCGGCTACTCGCGCGCGCGGTCGTCGGAGAACGTGAAGTTCAAATCGACGGCGGGCAAGACGCTCGACGACTGGATCGTCGGTGCCGACGCGACGTGGGAACCCGATTTGTGGGGCCGCGTGTCGCGCAGCGTCGAAGGCGCGCGCGCGAACGCGCAGGCAAGCGCCGCCGATGCGCAAAGCGCGCTGCTGTCGATGCAGGCCGAACTCGCGACGGACTATTTCGAACTGCGCGGCATCGACCGCGAAAAGCAACTGCTCGACGATACGATCGCTGCCTACAAGGAAGCCGTCGAACTCACGCAGAACCGCTACAAGGGCGGCATCGCCACCGACGCCGACGTCGCGCAGGCGCAGACACAGTTACGCACGACGCAGGCGCAGGCGATCGATCTCGGCGTGCAGCGCGCGCAGCTCGAACACGCGATCGCGATCCTGATCGGCCAGACGCCGTCGACGTTCTCGCTGCCTGTTGCGCCGCTCGTCGCCGTGCCCGCCGTCGCGCCCGTGGGCGTGCCGTCGACACTGCTCGAGCGGCGGCCCGACATCGCCGCCGCCGAGCGGCAGATGGTCGATCTGAATGCGCAGATCGGCGTCGCAACAGCGGCGTATTTTCCGAATCTGATTTTGTCGGTGACGGGTGGGCTCGAGGCGACCAATTTCAGTGACTGGCTGCTTGCACCCGCCCGCTTCTGGTCGCTCGGGCCGACGCTCGCCGGCACGCTGCTCGACTTCGGCGGACGCGCCGCGAAAAAAGCCGAAGCGCAGGCGAACTACGACGAAGGTATCGCGCAGTATCGGCAGACAGTGCTGACGGCGTTCGGCCAGGTCGAAGACAACATCGCGGCCTTGCGCGTGCTCGAACAGGAAGCGCAAGCGCAGGACGACGCCGTCTCGGCCGCGCAACGCTCGCTCGCGATCGTGTCGAACCGCTACAAGAACGGCGCGATCACGTATCTCGACGTGGTGGTCGCGCAAACGACGGCGCTCACCAACGAGCGCCAGGCGGTCTCGATCGCGCGCCGCCGGATGGCCGCGAGCGTCGCACTGATCAAGGCGCTCGGCGGCGGCTGGGACGTGACCTCGTTGCCCACCGACGAACAGCTCACGCATCCCGATGCCGTCGATCAGCCCGCGAGCGCGCCCGGCGCGACGCGCGGCTAA
- a CDS encoding efflux RND transporter periplasmic adaptor subunit — MEGNRPDESAPHGEGPRSSSKRSRWIVICAAIVVLALAAQGIWSRHDAQAALERDAQHSAQLSVEVVKPQKSAAALDLVLPGNVQAFLDTPIYARTNGYVKKWYADIGARVKAGQLLAEIDTPEVDDQLKAASADLANAQATYTLAKSTADRWSEMLRSNSVSKQETDEKVGDMLAKKGTLDAARFNVARLEKMQSFQKVYAPFDGIVTARNVDVGALIDAGSSGGPAKELFHVAQADRLRVYVNVPQAYAQDVKAQQSAFLTLTETPAKHYPGTVARTSGAVDQQQRTMLVEVDVDNRNGDLLPGAYAQVHFALKSQAAAPYTLPGNAFLFRPDGVKVATVDAQQRVKLVKVALGTDYGTRVAIASGLTGDEQVILNPQDSIVDGAAVRIVHPKAGGAAGASGASGASSGSSSPQSEQTAKAQE, encoded by the coding sequence ATGGAAGGGAATCGTCCTGATGAGTCCGCGCCGCACGGGGAAGGCCCGCGCAGCTCATCGAAACGTTCGCGCTGGATCGTAATCTGCGCGGCGATCGTCGTGCTGGCGCTCGCTGCGCAGGGTATCTGGTCGCGTCACGATGCGCAGGCCGCACTCGAACGCGATGCGCAGCATTCCGCGCAACTGAGCGTCGAAGTGGTGAAGCCGCAGAAATCCGCGGCCGCGCTCGATCTCGTGCTGCCCGGCAACGTGCAGGCGTTTCTCGATACGCCGATCTACGCGCGCACCAACGGCTACGTGAAGAAGTGGTACGCGGATATCGGCGCGCGCGTGAAGGCGGGGCAACTGCTCGCCGAAATCGACACGCCCGAAGTCGACGATCAGTTGAAAGCGGCGAGCGCCGATCTGGCCAACGCACAAGCGACCTACACGCTCGCCAAAAGCACCGCCGACCGCTGGTCAGAGATGCTTCGCAGCAATTCCGTCTCGAAGCAGGAAACCGACGAAAAGGTCGGCGACATGCTCGCGAAGAAAGGCACGCTCGACGCGGCGCGCTTCAACGTCGCGCGGCTCGAAAAGATGCAGTCGTTCCAGAAGGTCTACGCACCGTTCGACGGCATCGTGACCGCGCGCAACGTCGATGTCGGCGCACTGATCGATGCGGGCAGTTCGGGCGGCCCGGCGAAGGAACTGTTCCATGTCGCGCAGGCTGACCGGCTGCGTGTCTACGTGAACGTGCCGCAGGCATACGCGCAGGATGTGAAGGCGCAGCAGAGCGCGTTTCTGACGCTCACCGAAACGCCGGCGAAGCACTATCCCGGCACGGTCGCGCGCACGTCGGGCGCCGTCGATCAACAGCAGCGCACGATGCTGGTCGAAGTCGATGTCGACAACCGCAACGGCGATCTGCTGCCGGGCGCTTATGCGCAGGTCCACTTCGCGCTGAAGTCGCAGGCGGCCGCGCCGTACACGCTGCCGGGTAACGCGTTCCTGTTTCGTCCGGACGGCGTGAAAGTCGCGACCGTCGATGCGCAGCAACGCGTGAAGCTCGTCAAGGTCGCGCTCGGCACTGACTACGGCACGCGCGTCGCCATCGCCTCCGGGCTGACGGGCGACGAGCAGGTGATTCTGAATCCGCAGGATTCGATCGTCGACGGCGCGGCGGTGCGGATCGTGCATCCGAAAGCGGGCGGCGCGGCGGGTGCGTCCGGTGCTTCGGGCGCCTCTAGCGGCTCGTCTTCGCCGCAAAGCGAGCAGACTGCAAAGGCACAAGAGTGA